From a region of the Actinopolymorpha singaporensis genome:
- a CDS encoding ABC transporter permease, whose product MVVFIVRRLLYMILTLFIISIVSFVMIQAPPGDALTAEIQRLRSIGNNVSQDQIDALKTRYGLDDPVMVKYGKWIGGFVKGDFGQSFTYRQPVGDLIWGRLGLSVMLAGGALVIAWLIAIPIGVYSATHRYSLPDYIITLFQFIGVAVPEFLLALVVLVFAARFLGSDVGGLFSAQYQDAPWSGAKFVDFLKHLWIPLVVISASSTAWLTRVMRANLLDVLNQQYVQTARAKGVLERRVIWKHATRNAVHPLIMALGTTLPVLISGEAIVSIVLNLPTTGPLYLQALLNQDMYLAATLLMFLSMLLIVGNLLADIALAWVDPRARSAE is encoded by the coding sequence ATGGTCGTTTTCATTGTTCGGCGTTTGCTCTACATGATCCTCACGCTCTTCATCATCTCGATCGTCAGCTTCGTGATGATCCAGGCGCCGCCCGGAGACGCACTGACGGCCGAGATCCAGCGACTGCGCAGTATCGGCAACAACGTGTCGCAGGACCAGATCGACGCTCTCAAGACGCGCTACGGCCTGGACGACCCGGTGATGGTGAAGTACGGCAAGTGGATCGGCGGTTTCGTGAAGGGCGACTTCGGTCAGTCGTTCACCTACCGCCAGCCGGTCGGCGACCTCATCTGGGGCCGTCTCGGGCTCTCGGTCATGCTCGCCGGCGGCGCGCTCGTCATCGCCTGGTTGATAGCCATACCCATCGGGGTCTACTCAGCGACCCATCGATATTCGTTACCCGACTACATCATCACTCTGTTCCAGTTCATCGGCGTGGCCGTGCCCGAGTTCCTGCTGGCACTGGTCGTCCTGGTGTTCGCCGCGAGGTTCCTGGGGTCCGACGTCGGCGGGTTGTTCTCCGCGCAGTATCAGGACGCCCCCTGGAGCGGCGCGAAGTTCGTCGACTTCCTCAAGCACCTGTGGATTCCGCTGGTCGTCATCTCCGCGAGCAGCACCGCCTGGCTCACCCGCGTGATGCGGGCCAACCTGCTGGACGTTCTGAACCAGCAGTACGTCCAGACCGCCCGTGCGAAGGGCGTCCTGGAACGCCGGGTGATCTGGAAGCACGCCACCCGCAACGCCGTGCACCCGCTCATCATGGCGCTGGGTACGACGTTGCCGGTCCTCATCTCCGGTGAGGCGATCGTGAGCATCGTGCTCAACCTGCCCACGACCGGACCGCTGTACCTGCAGGCGCTGCTGAACCAGGACATGTATCTTGCGGCCACGCTGCTGATGTTCTTGTCGATGCTGCTGATCGTCGGCAACCTGCTCGCCGACATCGCACTGGCCTGGGTCGACCCCCGGGCCCGGTCCGCCGAGTGA
- a CDS encoding ABC transporter permease encodes MAILQEPISQEHAAPVEKGSDVGEIPQWRLMARRFKQSKLAVAGGIILLVMYGIALFAPFLAPYDANAVNSDRANASPAKLTWKGGPAVCGVAQTLNKDTFTWEYKTDCNKPTPIHFFVKGADYKIFGLIPTTTHLFGVDKPNTVYVWGADDQGRDIFSRTIIGSRVSLTIGLVGVGIGTILGAIIGTISGYFGGLVDNALQRIIEIILSVPTLPLWAMLAAILPRDMTVTKRYLFITVILSLVGWAGLARQIRGKVMSYAGADYVAAARAAGSGHARVILTHMVPNAISHLVVVTMLAIPTTIIAETSLSFLGIGMLPPAVSWGVLLQDAQKVQAVQQYPWMLIPAVAVVLAVTCYQLLGDGVRDAVDPYG; translated from the coding sequence ATGGCGATTCTGCAAGAACCAATCTCCCAAGAGCACGCGGCGCCCGTGGAGAAGGGCTCCGACGTCGGCGAGATCCCCCAGTGGCGGTTGATGGCGCGGCGCTTCAAGCAGAGCAAGCTCGCGGTGGCCGGCGGGATCATTCTGCTGGTGATGTACGGCATCGCGTTGTTCGCGCCGTTCCTCGCGCCGTACGACGCGAACGCCGTCAACTCCGACCGGGCCAACGCCTCACCGGCGAAGCTCACCTGGAAGGGCGGGCCGGCGGTCTGCGGCGTGGCCCAGACGCTGAACAAGGACACCTTCACCTGGGAGTACAAGACCGACTGCAACAAGCCGACGCCCATCCACTTCTTCGTCAAGGGTGCCGACTACAAGATCTTCGGTCTCATCCCGACCACCACGCACCTGTTCGGGGTGGACAAGCCCAACACCGTCTACGTCTGGGGCGCCGACGACCAGGGCCGGGACATCTTCAGCCGTACGATCATCGGCTCGCGGGTCTCCCTGACCATCGGTCTGGTGGGTGTCGGTATCGGCACGATCCTGGGCGCCATCATCGGCACGATCTCCGGCTACTTCGGTGGCCTCGTGGACAACGCCCTCCAGCGCATCATCGAGATCATCCTCTCGGTGCCGACGCTGCCGCTGTGGGCGATGCTGGCGGCGATCCTTCCCCGCGACATGACGGTGACCAAGCGATATCTGTTCATCACCGTCATCCTGTCGCTGGTGGGCTGGGCAGGCCTGGCCCGGCAGATCCGCGGAAAGGTGATGTCGTACGCCGGTGCGGACTACGTGGCCGCGGCCCGGGCCGCCGGCAGCGGGCACGCCCGGGTCATCCTCACCCACATGGTGCCCAACGCGATCAGCCACCTGGTGGTGGTGACCATGCTGGCGATTCCGACGACCATCATCGCCGAGACGTCGCTGTCGTTCCTCGGTATCGGCATGCTTCCACCGGCGGTCAGCTGGGGTGTGCTCCTGCAGGACGCGCAGAAGGTGCAGGCCGTCCAGCAGTACCCCTGGATGCTCATCCCCGCCGTGGCGGTGGTGCTGGCGGTGACGTGTTACCAGCTGCTCGGTGACGGCGTACGCGACGCGGTGGACCCCTATGGCTAG
- the galU gene encoding UTP--glucose-1-phosphate uridylyltransferase GalU, whose translation MGHSASAAVRKAVIPAAGLGTRFLPATKATPKEMLPVVDKPAIQYVVEEAVAAGLEDVLMITGRGKRALEDHFDRAWELEEALREKGDEERLAEVQLSSRLADVHYVRQGAPKGLGHAVLCAAPHVGYSPFAVLLGDDLIDERDPLLPAMIDVQREKGGSVVALIEVDPSQAHLYGCAAVEATDREDVVRITDLVEKPDPSEAPSNLAVIGRYVLAPEVFDVLRETEPGRGGEIQLTDALRTLAGRKAEEGGPVHGVLFRGRRYDTGDRADYLRATVRLAAERDDLGPEFLSWLREFVAEKDGQNGRSGRRQGK comes from the coding sequence ATGGGTCACTCCGCTTCCGCCGCAGTCCGTAAGGCCGTCATCCCCGCCGCTGGGCTCGGCACCCGCTTCCTGCCCGCGACGAAGGCGACGCCGAAGGAGATGCTCCCGGTAGTCGACAAGCCCGCGATCCAGTACGTCGTGGAGGAGGCCGTCGCCGCAGGACTCGAGGACGTCCTGATGATCACCGGCCGCGGCAAGCGCGCCCTGGAGGACCACTTCGACCGGGCGTGGGAGCTGGAGGAGGCGCTGCGGGAGAAGGGCGACGAGGAACGCCTGGCCGAGGTGCAGCTGTCCAGCCGGCTGGCCGACGTGCACTACGTCCGGCAGGGTGCGCCGAAGGGGCTGGGACACGCGGTCCTGTGCGCCGCGCCGCACGTGGGCTACTCGCCGTTCGCAGTCCTGCTGGGCGATGACCTCATCGACGAGCGTGACCCGCTGCTGCCCGCGATGATCGACGTCCAGCGCGAGAAGGGCGGCAGCGTCGTGGCGCTGATCGAGGTCGACCCGTCCCAGGCCCACCTCTACGGCTGCGCCGCCGTCGAGGCGACCGACCGCGAGGATGTCGTCCGGATCACCGACCTGGTGGAGAAGCCGGACCCGTCGGAGGCGCCGAGCAACCTCGCCGTCATCGGCCGCTACGTGCTGGCGCCGGAGGTGTTCGACGTACTCCGCGAGACCGAGCCCGGGCGCGGCGGGGAGATCCAGCTCACCGACGCCCTGCGCACGCTGGCCGGGCGGAAGGCGGAGGAAGGCGGCCCGGTGCACGGCGTCCTCTTCCGCGGCCGCCGCTACGACACCGGCGACCGCGCCGACTACCTCCGCGCGACGGTGCGGCTGGCGGCCGAGCGGGACGACCTCGGACCGGAGTTCCTGTCCTGGCTGCGGGAGTTCGTGGCGGAGAAGGACGGGCAGAACGGCCGGAGCGGCCGGCGGCAGGGCAAGTAG
- a CDS encoding penicillin acylase family protein — translation MQRRLVRLAVALATLLALVLVAGSAAVIVAVRRSLPGYDGEARLPGLSAAVEVRRDAQGVPQIYADTPEDLFQAQGYVQAQDRFYEMDFRRHLTAGRLAEWFGPRLVSTDRFVRTMGWRRVAAQEYPQLPTSVRGYLLAFTDGVNAYLDTHSGSRLSVEYTLGLLGPEQRPEPWSPVDSLAWLKAMAWDLRGNLDDEIARALDSARVAPKRVDQLYPAYPFDRHPPIVTRLPTADSAGESGPVPGAGSARMPGRVAGVPLESDTPAPDSPSAAADLPADLTAGRNSDLRADLPADSARALREARAFLAAAPSSLGVGDGANAGIGSNSWVVAGSHTATGKPMLANDPHLAPQMPSLWYQIGLHCRVVGQDCPFDVAGFGFSGMPGVVIGHNDRIAWGLTNLGADVTDLYVERIDGDSYLYDGAREPLTTRRETIKVRGRHPVELIVRSTRHGPLLSDANSSVGRAIGGSRVGRWSRAGGWQTAVALRWTALEPGRAAEALFGIDAARDWQSFRAAAELFDSPAQNLVYADVDGHIGYQAPGRIPIRKGSDGRWPVPGWSSDYDWTGWVPFDRLPAEFDPPRGYIVTANQAVAPASYPFQLADHWSYGYRSDRIGDLIAELIRRKGRLGVADMQAIQTDTRNEAAAMLVPYLLRIRVDAFTAQAQRLFRGWNYSQGADSAPAAYFNAVWARLLGHTFHDELPRTAWPSGGDRWWEVVRGLLREPNSQWWDDVRTKGVREDRDDILRRALEGARRDLTRRLAKDPAEWRWGRLHRLELVDQSFGRSGVAPLERLFNRGPYDLPGGTDAVLATAWNAATGFDVRAVPSMRMVVDLADFDRSRWVNLTGISGHPGSGHYNDQFPTWEAGGTFAWPYAKPAVERAAAHLQALVP, via the coding sequence GTGCAACGACGACTGGTGCGCCTCGCGGTCGCCCTGGCGACCCTGCTCGCGCTCGTTCTGGTCGCGGGCAGCGCCGCCGTGATCGTCGCGGTTCGGCGGTCGCTTCCCGGGTACGACGGTGAGGCGCGGCTGCCCGGCCTGTCCGCCGCCGTGGAGGTCCGGCGCGACGCGCAGGGCGTACCGCAGATCTACGCCGACACCCCCGAGGACCTGTTCCAGGCCCAGGGGTACGTCCAGGCGCAGGACCGCTTCTACGAGATGGACTTCCGGAGGCACCTCACCGCCGGGCGGCTGGCGGAGTGGTTCGGCCCGCGGCTGGTGTCCACCGACAGGTTCGTGCGCACGATGGGCTGGCGCCGGGTGGCGGCGCAGGAGTACCCCCAGCTGCCGACGTCGGTACGCGGCTACCTGCTGGCGTTCACCGACGGCGTCAACGCCTACCTCGACACCCACAGCGGTTCGCGCCTGTCGGTGGAGTACACCCTCGGCCTGCTGGGGCCCGAGCAGCGCCCCGAGCCCTGGTCACCGGTCGACTCGCTGGCGTGGCTGAAGGCGATGGCGTGGGACCTGCGGGGCAACCTCGACGACGAGATCGCCCGGGCGCTCGACTCGGCCAGGGTCGCTCCGAAGCGCGTCGACCAGCTCTACCCCGCGTACCCCTTCGACCGGCACCCGCCGATCGTCACCCGGCTGCCGACGGCGGACAGCGCGGGCGAGTCCGGTCCCGTTCCCGGCGCGGGGTCGGCCCGGATGCCCGGCCGCGTGGCGGGCGTCCCGCTCGAGTCGGACACCCCGGCGCCCGACTCGCCGTCGGCCGCCGCAGACCTGCCCGCCGACCTGACTGCCGGCCGGAATTCTGACCTGCGCGCGGACCTGCCCGCCGACTCCGCGCGGGCGCTGCGGGAGGCCCGCGCGTTCCTCGCCGCGGCGCCCTCATCGCTCGGTGTCGGCGACGGCGCGAACGCCGGCATCGGCTCGAACTCCTGGGTGGTCGCGGGCTCCCACACCGCGACCGGGAAGCCGATGCTCGCCAACGACCCGCACCTGGCTCCCCAGATGCCCTCGCTGTGGTACCAGATCGGCCTGCACTGCCGCGTGGTCGGCCAGGACTGTCCGTTCGATGTCGCGGGCTTCGGCTTCTCCGGCATGCCAGGCGTGGTGATCGGGCACAACGACCGGATCGCGTGGGGGCTCACCAACCTGGGCGCCGACGTCACCGACCTCTACGTCGAGCGGATCGACGGCGACAGCTATCTGTACGACGGGGCCCGGGAGCCGCTGACCACCCGGCGGGAGACGATCAAGGTCAGGGGCCGGCACCCGGTGGAGCTCATCGTCCGGTCCACCCGGCACGGCCCGCTGTTGTCCGACGCGAACAGTTCGGTGGGCCGTGCGATCGGAGGGTCCCGGGTCGGCCGCTGGTCGCGCGCCGGCGGCTGGCAGACCGCGGTGGCGCTGCGGTGGACCGCGCTGGAGCCGGGCAGGGCCGCGGAGGCACTGTTCGGCATCGACGCCGCCCGCGACTGGCAGTCCTTCCGCGCCGCGGCGGAGTTGTTCGACTCACCGGCGCAGAACCTCGTCTACGCCGACGTCGACGGCCACATCGGCTACCAGGCGCCGGGCCGGATCCCGATCCGCAAGGGAAGCGACGGCCGCTGGCCGGTGCCGGGGTGGAGCAGCGACTACGACTGGACCGGCTGGGTGCCCTTCGACCGGCTGCCGGCCGAGTTCGACCCGCCGCGGGGTTACATCGTCACCGCCAACCAGGCGGTGGCGCCGGCGTCGTACCCCTTCCAGCTCGCCGACCACTGGTCCTACGGCTACCGCAGCGACCGGATCGGCGACCTGATCGCCGAGCTGATCCGCCGCAAGGGGCGGCTCGGCGTGGCCGACATGCAGGCCATCCAGACCGACACCCGCAACGAGGCGGCCGCCATGCTGGTGCCGTACCTCCTGCGGATCCGGGTGGATGCCTTCACCGCGCAGGCACAGCGGCTCTTCAGGGGCTGGAACTACAGCCAGGGCGCCGACTCCGCACCGGCGGCGTACTTCAACGCGGTCTGGGCGAGGTTGCTCGGCCACACCTTCCACGACGAGCTGCCGAGGACCGCCTGGCCGTCCGGCGGTGACCGGTGGTGGGAGGTCGTGCGCGGTCTGCTGCGCGAGCCGAACAGCCAGTGGTGGGACGACGTGCGCACCAAGGGAGTACGCGAGGACCGCGACGACATCCTGCGCCGGGCGCTGGAGGGTGCCCGCCGGGACCTCACCCGTCGGCTGGCCAAGGACCCGGCCGAGTGGCGGTGGGGGCGGCTGCACCGGCTGGAACTCGTCGACCAGTCGTTCGGGCGAAGCGGGGTGGCGCCGCTGGAGCGGTTGTTCAACCGCGGGCCATACGACCTGCCCGGCGGGACGGACGCGGTGCTGGCGACGGCCTGGAACGCCGCGACCGGCTTCGACGTGCGGGCCGTCCCGTCGATGCGGATGGTGGTCGACCTCGCCGACTTCGACCGTTCCCGGTGGGTCAACCTCACCGGGATCTCCGGGCATCCGGGGTCGGGGCACTACAACGACCAGTTCCCAACCTGGGAGGCCGGCGGCACGTTCGCCTGGCCGTACGCCAAACCAGCGGTGGAGCGGGCCGCCGCGCACCTGCAGGCGCTGGTTCCCTAG
- a CDS encoding 5-formyltetrahydrofolate cyclo-ligase, whose translation MQAESFPPPDRQLAKEKMRRRVLARRARLRPPDLQAAAVALRDVLLSVSEVSRAAVVAAYVGVGTEPGTGPLLDALRQRGVRVLLPVLEPDFDLDWAVYTGPDGLVRAPRGLLEPAGPRLGPTAVGTADAVLVPGLAVDRSGMRLGRGGGSYDRVLGRAAREAFRCAVLHEGELLDDDVPAQRHDQRVQAVALPSGLVRFPLARHENTLRA comes from the coding sequence ATGCAGGCCGAGAGCTTCCCGCCGCCTGACAGGCAGCTTGCCAAGGAGAAGATGCGCCGCCGCGTACTGGCCCGGCGGGCTCGGCTGCGTCCGCCCGACCTGCAGGCGGCGGCCGTTGCGCTTCGTGACGTGCTGCTCAGCGTGTCCGAGGTGAGCAGGGCTGCCGTCGTCGCGGCGTACGTCGGGGTGGGCACCGAACCCGGCACGGGTCCGTTGTTGGACGCACTCCGCCAGCGCGGCGTCCGGGTCCTGCTGCCGGTCCTCGAGCCCGACTTCGACCTCGACTGGGCGGTCTACACCGGACCCGACGGGCTGGTCCGAGCGCCGCGCGGCCTGCTCGAACCGGCCGGCCCACGCCTCGGCCCCACCGCGGTCGGCACCGCCGACGCCGTCCTCGTGCCGGGGCTCGCCGTCGACCGCTCCGGCATGCGGCTCGGCCGCGGCGGCGGCAGCTACGACCGGGTGCTCGGCCGGGCCGCCCGGGAGGCGTTCCGTTGCGCGGTCCTGCACGAGGGTGAGCTCCTGGACGACGACGTGCCCGCCCAGCGGCACGACCAGCGGGTGCAGGCGGTGGCGCTGCCTTCCGGGCTGGTGCGCTTCCCCCTCGCCAGGCACGAGAACACGCTCAGGGCCTAG
- a CDS encoding ABC transporter ATP-binding protein, whose product MSEATISNPSTKMAADAVVSVRDLQVEFPTQIGVVRALNGVTFDVPRGRVLGIVGESGSGKSVTARAILRIIERPGRITNGDILFRPGLERKGGGRATKRNRGRTGGAKEAAPEAGTTDGSDTATRAPAENSQGVVDLTSLDPTGDRIRAIRGQEISMIFQEPMTSLNPVYTVGDQIAEAILLHQTPDRNEANKRSVEMLRRVGMPNPERIAKSYPHQLSGGMRQRAMIAMALSCTPTLLIADEPTTALDVTTEAQILELMRELQDEYGMSIMFITHSMGVVAQLCDEVVVMYLGRVVERAPVDDIFHDPKHPYTVSLLRSIPRIGVNRGTPLEVIKGSVPDPYSVVPGCPFHPRCPSAMKGLCDTVLPIEAPVEGKPDHNVRCHLYPGSTPAEAASAAAGK is encoded by the coding sequence ATGAGTGAGGCAACCATCAGCAACCCCTCCACCAAGATGGCCGCCGACGCCGTCGTCAGCGTCCGCGACCTGCAGGTGGAGTTCCCGACCCAGATCGGCGTCGTACGGGCGCTGAACGGCGTCACCTTCGACGTTCCCCGCGGCCGGGTCCTCGGGATCGTCGGCGAGAGCGGCTCCGGCAAGAGCGTCACCGCCCGCGCGATCCTGCGGATCATCGAGCGGCCGGGCCGGATCACCAACGGCGACATCCTGTTCCGGCCTGGTCTGGAACGGAAGGGCGGTGGCCGGGCCACCAAGCGCAACCGGGGCCGCACAGGAGGGGCCAAGGAAGCCGCGCCCGAGGCCGGCACGACGGACGGGAGCGACACCGCGACGCGGGCGCCCGCCGAGAACTCCCAGGGCGTGGTCGACCTGACCTCGCTCGACCCGACCGGTGACCGGATCCGGGCCATCCGCGGCCAGGAGATCTCGATGATCTTCCAGGAGCCGATGACCTCGCTGAACCCCGTCTACACCGTGGGCGACCAGATCGCCGAGGCGATCCTGCTCCACCAGACGCCGGACCGGAACGAGGCCAACAAGCGGTCCGTGGAGATGCTGCGCCGGGTGGGCATGCCCAACCCCGAGCGCATCGCCAAGAGCTATCCCCACCAGCTCAGTGGTGGTATGCGTCAACGCGCGATGATCGCGATGGCGCTGTCGTGCACGCCGACCCTGCTGATCGCCGACGAGCCGACCACTGCGCTCGACGTGACCACCGAGGCGCAGATCCTGGAGCTGATGCGCGAGCTGCAGGACGAGTACGGCATGTCGATCATGTTCATCACCCACAGCATGGGCGTCGTGGCCCAGTTGTGCGACGAGGTGGTCGTCATGTACCTCGGGCGGGTGGTCGAACGCGCTCCGGTCGACGACATCTTCCACGACCCGAAGCACCCCTACACCGTCTCGCTGCTGCGGTCGATCCCCCGGATCGGCGTCAACCGCGGGACGCCGCTGGAGGTCATCAAGGGCTCGGTGCCCGATCCGTACTCCGTCGTTCCGGGCTGCCCCTTCCACCCGCGCTGTCCAAGTGCGATGAAGGGGTTGTGCGACACGGTGCTGCCGATCGAGGCTCCGGTGGAAGGAAAACCCGACCACAACGTGCGGTGCCACCTCTACCCGGGCAGCACACCTGCCGAGGCCGCGTCCGCCGCCGCGGGCAAGTAG
- a CDS encoding ABC transporter ATP-binding protein: MNDVLLEVTDLKKHFPIKQGFLRRTVGHVKAVDGVNLSVKRGETFSVVGESGCGKSTTGRTILRLEEPTDGSVVFDHSELGKVNIEKADNKTLKRIRPEMQIIFQDPFSSLDSRMTVGRIIAEPMIINNTLSGRALRDRIAELLTVVGLRPEHASRYPHAFSGGQRQRIGIARALALNPKLIICDEPVSALDVSVQAQVLNLLEDLQQRFDLTYLFISHDLSVVEHISDRVAVMYVGKVVEVGTTDQLFYNPKMPYTEALLSSLPQPDPRKRTRPTLLTGDVPSPANPPSGCYFHTRCPYAQDICRTEEPPLRDTGDNHMAACHFSDTLELKGASRLTEVPVAPEVMTKQAEKQQAQRQQEATK; the protein is encoded by the coding sequence GTGAACGACGTTTTGCTCGAGGTCACCGACCTCAAGAAGCACTTCCCCATCAAGCAGGGCTTCCTGAGGCGGACCGTCGGCCACGTGAAAGCCGTGGACGGAGTCAACCTCTCGGTCAAGCGCGGCGAGACCTTCTCGGTCGTCGGGGAGAGCGGTTGCGGCAAGAGCACCACCGGCCGGACCATCCTCCGGCTGGAGGAGCCCACCGACGGCTCGGTGGTCTTCGACCACTCCGAGCTGGGCAAGGTCAACATCGAGAAGGCCGACAACAAGACACTGAAGCGGATCCGGCCGGAGATGCAGATCATCTTCCAGGACCCGTTCTCGTCGCTCGATTCGCGGATGACGGTCGGCCGGATCATCGCCGAGCCGATGATCATCAACAACACGCTGTCCGGGCGGGCGCTGCGGGACCGGATCGCCGAGCTGCTCACCGTGGTCGGGCTGCGGCCCGAGCACGCCAGCCGCTACCCGCACGCGTTCAGTGGCGGCCAGCGCCAGCGCATCGGGATCGCCCGGGCACTGGCGCTGAACCCCAAGCTGATCATCTGTGACGAGCCGGTGTCAGCGCTGGACGTGTCGGTGCAGGCCCAGGTGCTCAACCTGCTGGAGGACCTCCAGCAGCGCTTCGACCTGACGTACCTCTTCATCTCCCACGACCTCAGCGTGGTCGAGCACATCTCGGACCGGGTCGCGGTGATGTACGTCGGGAAGGTGGTCGAGGTCGGCACCACCGACCAGCTCTTCTACAACCCGAAGATGCCCTACACCGAGGCGCTGCTGTCGTCCCTTCCGCAGCCGGACCCGCGCAAGCGGACCCGGCCCACGCTGCTCACCGGCGACGTGCCCAGCCCGGCCAACCCCCCGTCCGGCTGCTACTTCCACACCCGGTGTCCGTACGCTCAGGACATCTGCCGGACCGAGGAGCCGCCGCTCCGCGACACCGGTGACAACCACATGGCAGCCTGTCACTTCTCCGACACCCTCGAGCTCAAGGGCGCGAGCCGCCTCACCGAGGTCCCGGTGGCGCCGGAGGTCATGACCAAGCAGGCGGAGAAGCAGCAGGCGCAAAGGCAGCAGGAGGCAACGAAGTGA
- a CDS encoding ABC transporter substrate-binding protein encodes MTGKAMLNRRTFLYGSAAAAGGVMLGACSSGGGSTSGGGPKKGSGGGGGGNTTAAKGSETKALPKPSKFQEAPMLAEQVKAGKLDALEKRLPENPFVIPHKWVKPGKYGGNLLMISPSATGGAIDASNKEYMYGHTLLRWLNDGLAITGGLVESWEHNADASEWTLHFRKGLRWSDGHPWSTEDIMFWWNDLVLNTDHSETPPDECKSGTGKVAQLSAPDENTLKMKFDAPAPLTADRLAMWVKGTNGNGPKWMVPAHFAKQYHPKYNKKVGKNWASAGGLFETKVDFSRNPDCPTMTGWRLKSLKEGRTIVWERNPYYHCVMPNGDQLPYVDTLNMSIVQDKQVGKLQMQQGKLDYVHGAFFGVDLPDISAMKQSANTSKLDVILWDGGSGTSSVFFFNYDHKDPKFRKLIREPKFRKALSMATNRADIQKAIYFNTGEKTTGTLSPKAKEYVAYDEGKQVYQQWRDSALKYDPEAAKKLLDELGVVDKDGDGFREFPDGSKLKISLDYPADTVDEHKKKNAYLERDWKAIGIKAQQNPVTPEGWGDLWNTGKLTSTTAWEVGDGPNHLVYPQWLVPIENSRYCPLEGQWYNVRGTPDEGKQLNVDPFKRTPPRMEPEKGGPIEQLWKIYDKTKVEPDEMKRTKMVWDMIKIHVEHGPFFQGSVANTPRVVLARQGLMNIPKKENLAQGGFANPWIHPTPAVYDPETFFWDNPDQHKV; translated from the coding sequence ATGACCGGAAAGGCCATGCTCAACCGGCGGACGTTCCTTTACGGGTCCGCCGCCGCCGCAGGTGGCGTCATGCTCGGTGCGTGTTCGAGCGGCGGAGGCTCGACCTCCGGTGGCGGCCCGAAGAAGGGGTCGGGCGGTGGTGGTGGCGGCAACACCACGGCCGCCAAGGGTTCGGAGACGAAGGCACTTCCCAAGCCGTCGAAGTTCCAGGAAGCTCCGATGCTCGCCGAGCAGGTGAAGGCGGGCAAGCTGGACGCGCTTGAGAAGCGTCTCCCCGAGAACCCCTTCGTGATTCCCCACAAGTGGGTCAAGCCGGGCAAGTACGGCGGCAACCTGCTGATGATCAGCCCCTCCGCCACCGGTGGTGCGATCGACGCCTCCAACAAGGAGTACATGTACGGCCACACGCTGCTGCGTTGGCTGAACGACGGTCTGGCCATCACCGGTGGACTGGTCGAGTCCTGGGAGCACAACGCCGACGCCAGCGAGTGGACCCTGCACTTCCGCAAGGGCCTGCGCTGGTCGGACGGGCACCCCTGGTCCACCGAGGACATCATGTTCTGGTGGAACGACCTGGTGCTCAACACCGATCACAGTGAGACTCCGCCGGACGAGTGCAAGTCGGGCACCGGCAAGGTCGCCCAGCTGAGCGCGCCGGACGAGAACACCCTCAAGATGAAGTTCGACGCCCCCGCGCCGCTGACCGCCGACCGGCTGGCCATGTGGGTGAAGGGCACGAACGGCAACGGGCCCAAGTGGATGGTGCCGGCGCACTTCGCCAAGCAGTACCACCCGAAGTACAACAAGAAGGTCGGCAAGAACTGGGCATCGGCCGGCGGGCTCTTCGAGACCAAGGTCGATTTCTCGCGCAACCCCGACTGCCCGACCATGACCGGGTGGCGCCTCAAGTCCCTCAAGGAGGGGCGCACGATCGTCTGGGAGCGCAACCCCTACTACCACTGCGTCATGCCGAACGGCGACCAGCTCCCGTACGTCGACACCCTCAACATGTCGATCGTCCAGGACAAGCAGGTCGGCAAGCTGCAGATGCAGCAGGGCAAGCTCGACTACGTGCACGGCGCGTTCTTCGGTGTGGACCTGCCCGACATCTCCGCGATGAAGCAGTCGGCCAACACGTCCAAGCTGGACGTGATCTTGTGGGACGGCGGCTCGGGCACGAGCTCGGTCTTCTTCTTCAACTACGACCACAAGGACCCGAAGTTCCGCAAGCTCATCCGGGAGCCGAAGTTCCGCAAGGCGCTGTCGATGGCGACCAACCGGGCCGACATCCAGAAGGCGATCTACTTCAACACCGGTGAGAAGACCACCGGCACGCTGAGCCCGAAGGCCAAGGAGTACGTCGCCTACGACGAGGGCAAGCAGGTCTACCAGCAGTGGCGGGACTCCGCGCTGAAGTACGACCCGGAGGCGGCCAAGAAGCTGCTGGACGAGCTCGGCGTCGTCGACAAGGACGGCGACGGCTTCCGCGAGTTCCCCGACGGCAGCAAGCTGAAGATCTCGCTGGACTACCCCGCCGACACGGTGGACGAGCACAAGAAGAAGAACGCCTACCTCGAGCGGGACTGGAAGGCCATCGGCATCAAGGCCCAGCAGAACCCCGTCACGCCGGAGGGCTGGGGCGACCTGTGGAACACCGGCAAGCTCACCTCCACCACCGCGTGGGAGGTGGGTGACGGCCCCAACCACCTCGTCTACCCGCAGTGGCTGGTGCCGATCGAGAACAGCCGGTACTGCCCGCTCGAAGGTCAGTGGTACAACGTCCGCGGCACGCCCGACGAGGGCAAGCAGTTGAACGTCGACCCGTTCAAGCGGACGCCGCCGCGGATGGAGCCCGAGAAGGGCGGTCCGATCGAGCAGCTGTGGAAGATCTACGACAAGACCAAGGTCGAGCCGGACGAGATGAAGCGGACCAAGATGGTGTGGGACATGATCAAGATTCATGTCGAGCACGGTCCGTTCTTCCAGGGCTCGGTCGCCAACACTCCTCGGGTCGTACTCGCCCGCCAGGGCCTGATGAACATCCCGAAGAAGGAAAACCTCGCCCAGGGTGGGTTCGCCAACCCGTGGATCCACCCCACACCGGCGGTCTATGACCCCGAGACCTTCTTCTGGGACAACCCCGACCAGCACAAGGTCTAA